Proteins encoded by one window of Candidatus Methylomirabilota bacterium:
- the serS gene encoding serine--tRNA ligase codes for MLDLRYVRDNVELARERLAGRGAAPLILNEFIQLDAERRATLAEVEKLRQRRNELSKKVAELKRQGQSTSDAIAQAAADAYLLIDLEKQLKEKEAILQEAALFLPNLPHASVPIGKTAEDNVEVRRWGTPRRFNFEPKSHWELGEALGILDLERAAAIAQSRFAVLKGVGARLERALIGFMLDLHGKEHGYTEILPPLLVNADAMRGTGQLPKFGEELFKTKDEGLYMIPTAEVPVTNLHREEILPPGTLPLSYVAYTPCFRREAGSYGKDTRGLMRQHQFNKVELVKIAEPERSYDALEEMTRHAEAVLQRLGLPYRVVALCTADLGFAAAKTYDIELWIPSQGVYREVSSISNCESFQARRANIRYRPAAKAAPQFVHTLNGSGVAVGRTWLAILENFQEADGTVMIPEALRPYMGGLERIS; via the coding sequence GTGCTGGACCTGAGATATGTTCGTGACAATGTCGAGCTTGCGCGTGAGCGACTTGCAGGCAGGGGCGCTGCGCCCTTAATTCTTAACGAGTTTATTCAGCTCGATGCCGAGCGACGAGCCACACTCGCCGAGGTAGAAAAGCTCAGGCAGAGACGCAACGAGCTGTCGAAGAAGGTTGCCGAGCTCAAGCGACAAGGTCAGAGCACAAGCGATGCCATTGCACAGGCTGCCGCCGACGCCTATCTTCTGATCGACCTCGAAAAACAGCTCAAGGAGAAGGAGGCGATCCTACAGGAAGCCGCGTTGTTTCTCCCGAACCTCCCCCATGCGTCCGTCCCGATCGGGAAAACGGCTGAAGACAATGTTGAAGTCAGGCGATGGGGGACACCGCGCCGATTTAACTTCGAGCCGAAATCCCACTGGGAGCTCGGCGAAGCGTTGGGGATCCTGGACCTTGAGCGGGCAGCCGCAATTGCGCAATCGCGCTTTGCCGTCCTGAAGGGCGTGGGGGCCAGGCTGGAGCGCGCGCTGATCGGCTTCATGCTTGACCTGCACGGAAAGGAGCACGGCTACACAGAAATCCTCCCACCGTTGTTGGTGAACGCCGACGCCATGCGCGGGACGGGCCAGCTCCCCAAGTTCGGCGAGGAGCTGTTCAAGACTAAGGACGAGGGGCTCTACATGATCCCGACGGCAGAGGTCCCGGTAACTAACCTTCACCGTGAGGAGATTTTGCCACCCGGAACGCTTCCCCTTTCCTATGTCGCCTACACCCCCTGCTTTCGACGGGAGGCGGGCTCCTACGGCAAAGATACGCGGGGTCTTATGCGGCAGCACCAGTTCAACAAGGTGGAGCTGGTGAAGATCGCGGAGCCCGAGCGCTCTTATGACGCGTTGGAGGAGATGACCCGGCATGCGGAGGCGGTCCTGCAGCGGCTGGGCCTGCCGTACCGGGTGGTGGCGCTCTGCACGGCCGATCTGGGGTTTGCGGCCGCAAAAACCTATGACATCGAGCTTTGGATCCCGAGTCAAGGGGTGTATCGGGAGGTCTCGTCAATCAGTAACTGCGAGTCGTTTCAGGCGAGGCGAGCCAACATTCGCTACCGGCCCGCGGCGAAAGCGGCGCCGCAATTTGTCCATACGCTGAACGGGTCTGGGGTCGCGGTAGGGCGGACCTGGCTGGCGATTCTGGAGAACTTTCAGGAAGCCGACGGCACCGTTATGATACCGGAGGCGCTCCGGCCTTATATGGGCGGCCTGGAACGGATCAGTTAA
- the gyrA gene encoding DNA gyrase subunit A: protein MPEEQQPIALNQVGEVRPTDIHEEMRRSYLDYAMSVIIGRALPDVRDGLKPVHRRVLYAMQELGLTAGRPHKKAARVVGEVLGKYHPHGDTAVYDTIVRLVQDFSMRYPLIDGQGNFGSVDGDAPAAMRYTEVRLAKIAQEMLRDIDKETVDLAPNFDETLEEPKLLPAALPNLLVNGSSGIAVGMATNIPPHNLGETVDALLLLLEDPDVTPDRLMAVLPGPDFPTGAYIYGRTGIRDAYLTGRGLIRMRAKAFVEKSRGGRESIIVSELPYQVNKAKLIERIAELIRDRKIEGISDLRDESDREGMRIVIELKKEQLAPPVLNQLFKHTAMQSTFGVIMLALVDNQPKVLALKEALQHFVDHRKAIVIRRTRFDLRKAEERAHILEGYRIALDHLDEVIALIRRSRSADDARAGLMEQFGMSQIQAQAILELRLQRLTQLERQKIQDEYSETIAAIERYRAVLASEALVREIIKEELLAVKETYGDPRRTQILEETAEIELEDMLADEEMVIPITHGGYIKRSNLNVYRSQRRGGKGMTGMATKEEDYVEHLFVATTHSHLLLFTNQGKVHWLKVHELPQLGHAAKGKALANFLQLGAGEQITTVIPIRQFEVDRYLLMATRRGIIKKTDLNAYGNPRAGGIIAITLDEGDELIAVRLTKGDDEILLGTKQGMAIRFKEDEVRSAGRAARGVKGISLEASDEVVGAEVVAQGAAMLTVTERGYGKRTDLQEYRLQSRGGKGIINIRVTERNGPAVGVMLVQSGDQIMMISQEGRITRMRVDEISLIGRATQGVRLQGLESSDRVGAVTTLVSDDEGDEEAEGPQSSPEPGGGADPVDEA from the coding sequence ATGCCTGAAGAGCAGCAGCCCATTGCGTTAAATCAGGTGGGCGAGGTCAGACCCACGGACATCCACGAGGAGATGCGCCGGTCGTATCTGGACTACGCCATGAGCGTCATTATCGGCCGGGCCCTGCCCGACGTACGGGATGGGCTCAAGCCCGTACACCGCAGGGTGCTCTATGCCATGCAGGAGCTTGGACTGACCGCTGGCCGCCCACACAAGAAGGCAGCCCGCGTTGTGGGTGAGGTCCTTGGGAAATACCATCCGCACGGCGATACGGCGGTCTACGATACCATTGTCCGCCTCGTCCAGGACTTTTCGATGCGATATCCCCTCATCGATGGCCAGGGCAACTTCGGCTCAGTAGACGGAGATGCGCCAGCGGCGATGCGGTACACCGAGGTCCGGCTGGCAAAGATTGCCCAGGAGATGCTTCGGGATATCGACAAGGAGACGGTGGACCTGGCCCCCAACTTCGATGAGACACTTGAAGAGCCGAAGCTGCTGCCGGCAGCGCTGCCAAACCTGCTGGTGAATGGCTCTTCGGGGATTGCCGTCGGGATGGCCACCAACATTCCACCCCACAACCTCGGCGAGACGGTCGACGCCCTGCTGTTGCTGCTTGAGGATCCGGACGTGACGCCGGATCGGCTCATGGCCGTGCTGCCGGGGCCGGACTTTCCAACAGGCGCGTATATCTATGGCAGGACCGGAATTCGAGACGCCTACCTGACGGGCCGGGGCCTGATCCGGATGCGCGCGAAGGCGTTTGTCGAAAAGAGCAGGGGCGGCCGAGAGAGCATCATTGTCTCGGAGTTGCCGTATCAGGTGAACAAGGCCAAGTTGATTGAGCGGATCGCTGAACTGATTCGAGACCGGAAGATCGAAGGGATCTCGGATCTTCGAGACGAGTCGGATCGGGAGGGGATGCGCATCGTCATCGAGCTCAAAAAAGAGCAGCTGGCCCCCCCAGTCCTCAACCAGCTCTTTAAGCACACGGCGATGCAATCCACATTCGGCGTGATTATGCTGGCTCTTGTGGACAATCAGCCGAAGGTCTTGGCGCTGAAGGAGGCGCTCCAGCACTTCGTCGATCACCGAAAGGCTATTGTCATTCGGCGGACCCGCTTCGATCTCAGGAAGGCCGAGGAGCGAGCCCATATCCTGGAGGGGTATCGGATCGCGCTGGACCACCTGGATGAGGTCATCGCCCTGATCCGGCGATCTCGCTCAGCGGACGATGCCCGCGCCGGCCTGATGGAGCAGTTCGGCATGAGCCAGATCCAGGCCCAGGCCATCCTGGAGCTGCGCCTGCAGCGGCTGACACAACTTGAGCGGCAAAAGATTCAGGACGAGTACAGCGAGACCATTGCGGCCATCGAGCGGTACCGCGCCGTGCTGGCCAGTGAGGCCCTGGTGCGCGAGATCATCAAAGAAGAACTGCTGGCCGTAAAGGAGACCTATGGCGACCCGCGCCGTACACAGATCCTCGAAGAGACCGCCGAGATCGAGCTGGAAGACATGCTGGCCGACGAGGAGATGGTCATTCCCATTACACATGGCGGGTATATCAAGCGAAGCAACCTTAACGTCTATCGGAGCCAGCGCCGCGGCGGCAAGGGGATGACCGGTATGGCGACCAAAGAGGAGGACTATGTGGAGCACCTTTTTGTCGCCACGACCCACAGCCACCTCCTCCTCTTTACGAACCAGGGGAAGGTGCACTGGCTGAAGGTGCACGAGCTGCCCCAGCTTGGGCACGCAGCAAAGGGGAAAGCCCTCGCCAACTTCTTGCAGCTCGGCGCCGGGGAACAGATCACGACCGTCATCCCGATTCGCCAGTTTGAGGTCGATCGCTACCTGCTGATGGCGACGCGACGCGGGATCATCAAGAAGACCGATCTGAATGCCTACGGCAACCCTCGCGCAGGCGGGATTATCGCCATCACGCTGGATGAGGGGGATGAGTTGATCGCGGTCCGTTTAACCAAAGGAGACGACGAGATCCTGCTCGGCACCAAGCAAGGGATGGCGATCCGCTTCAAGGAAGACGAGGTTCGGTCGGCAGGGCGCGCGGCCCGCGGCGTCAAGGGGATCTCGCTGGAGGCAAGCGACGAGGTGGTTGGGGCCGAGGTGGTCGCCCAGGGCGCGGCGATGCTCACCGTGACGGAGCGGGGGTACGGTAAGCGGACCGACCTGCAGGAGTATCGACTGCAGAGCCGGGGCGGCAAAGGGATCATTAACATTCGGGTGACTGAGCGAAACGGCCCTGCAGTCGGGGTCATGCTGGTTCAGTCCGGCGATCAGATTATGATGATTTCTCAGGAGGGACGGATCACGCGGATGCGGGTGGACGAAATCAGCCTCATCGGGCGAGCGACCCAAGGGGTGCGGCTACAGGGGTTGGAGTCAAGCGATCGCGTGGGCGCGGTCACGACGCTGGTCAGCGACGACGAGGGCGATGAGGAGGCGGAGGGGCCCCAGTCCTCGCCTGAACCGGGAGGGGGAGCGGACCCGGTCGACGAGGCTTGA